A window of Fretibacterium sp. OH1220_COT-178 contains these coding sequences:
- a CDS encoding aminotransferase-like domain-containing protein: MNDNWKKKFSTAACKTRPSPVRELLKVIKQPGMISFAGGMPAPEVFPIEQFAEGAEKLVSDGATMLQYGTTEGYDPLRNFLNQWTAPRLGRELSLDEILITTGSQQVLDLFAWVMIDPGDVVIVEDPSYMAALTTFYNHGAQFASVPVDGEGMDVSKLPALIESLLKEGKKPKFIYTIVNFQNPAGSTMTLERRRELAEIADRYDLAIFEDDPYGYVRFDGEHLPSIFSFDKAGNTVYAGSFSKILSPGVRLGWVSGSKSIIRQMAIFKQSTDLCSSSISQVLTYEYCRKGYLDAHLPNIIKNYRMKRDAMEESFRKHLAPQGITWVKPEGGFFYWLNTGGIDSDELARKALEKKVAILPGASFCLNPEAGIHAARVNYTYSQPDVIEEGVTRLAQAIQEMKLAAR, translated from the coding sequence ATGAACGACAATTGGAAAAAGAAATTCAGCACGGCGGCTTGCAAGACGCGTCCCTCTCCGGTCAGGGAGCTTCTTAAGGTGATCAAGCAGCCGGGAATGATCTCCTTCGCGGGGGGAATGCCTGCACCCGAGGTCTTTCCCATCGAGCAGTTTGCCGAGGGGGCGGAAAAGCTGGTCAGCGATGGGGCAACGATGCTCCAATACGGTACGACGGAGGGCTACGACCCGCTTCGCAACTTTCTGAACCAATGGACGGCTCCAAGGCTGGGGCGAGAGCTCTCCCTGGATGAAATTCTGATCACGACCGGTTCGCAGCAGGTCCTGGATCTCTTTGCATGGGTCATGATCGACCCCGGCGATGTGGTCATCGTCGAGGACCCCTCCTATATGGCCGCCCTGACGACCTTCTACAACCATGGCGCACAGTTTGCCAGCGTTCCCGTCGACGGCGAGGGCATGGACGTCTCCAAGCTGCCCGCCCTCATCGAGAGCCTGCTCAAAGAGGGCAAGAAGCCCAAGTTCATCTACACGATCGTCAACTTCCAGAACCCCGCGGGATCCACCATGACCCTTGAGCGGCGCAGGGAACTGGCGGAGATCGCGGACCGTTACGACCTGGCCATCTTCGAGGACGATCCCTACGGCTACGTGCGTTTCGACGGAGAACATCTCCCCAGCATCTTCTCCTTCGACAAAGCGGGCAATACCGTCTACGCGGGGTCCTTCTCCAAGATCCTCTCCCCCGGCGTCCGTCTCGGCTGGGTCAGCGGGTCCAAAAGCATCATCCGCCAGATGGCTATCTTCAAACAGTCGACCGATCTCTGTTCCAGCAGCATCTCTCAGGTACTGACCTACGAATACTGCCGTAAGGGATACCTGGACGCCCATCTTCCGAACATCATCAAAAACTATCGGATGAAGCGGGACGCCATGGAGGAGAGCTTCCGGAAGCACCTGGCACCTCAGGGCATCACCTGGGTAAAGCCCGAGGGGGGCTTCTTTTACTGGCTGAACACCGGAGGCATCGACAGCGATGAGCTTGCCAGAAAAGCACTGGAGAAGAAGGTAGCCATCCTCCCCGGAGCCTCGTTCTGCCTCAATCCCGAGGCGGGCATCCATGCCGCAAGGGTCAACTATACCTATTCGCAGCCCGACGTCATAGAAGAGGGCGTGACCCGTCTGGCTCAAGCCATCCAGGAGATGAAGCTGGCCGCCCGATAG
- a CDS encoding radical SAM protein, producing MERNGIVPRWWARDEESKVLCRLCFRGCTLPPGTAGFCGVRANRSGTLVSPWLGRFCSRAVDPVEKKPLVHWRPGTLIYSLGSAGCTMACPFCQNHEIAHPKSPEGLLQRTLLLPPEELAREVRNLGIPSVAFTYNEPTLQAEYILTAAPLLKENGIALVLVTNGAMSGQVAAELRPWTDAANIDLKSFDPQHYKSLGGSLEAVKANIAAWVRGGVHVELTHLVVPGIVDTEEGFDAMTDWIASLSPSIPLHLSRYFPAWRYAAPPTDIGLLRALADRARRKLLHVHLGNVR from the coding sequence ATGGAAAGAAATGGAATCGTACCGCGATGGTGGGCCCGGGACGAGGAAAGCAAGGTACTTTGCCGGCTTTGCTTTCGGGGCTGCACGCTTCCCCCCGGCACGGCCGGTTTTTGCGGAGTTCGGGCAAATCGGTCCGGCACGCTCGTCTCTCCTTGGCTGGGGCGTTTCTGCTCTCGCGCCGTCGATCCTGTCGAGAAGAAGCCTCTGGTCCATTGGCGGCCCGGAACGCTCATCTATTCGCTGGGGAGCGCGGGCTGTACGATGGCCTGCCCCTTCTGCCAGAATCACGAGATCGCCCATCCCAAGAGTCCGGAGGGTCTGCTGCAACGGACGCTCCTCCTGCCGCCGGAGGAACTGGCGCGCGAGGTCCGGAACCTGGGCATCCCCTCCGTCGCATTCACCTACAACGAGCCCACCCTCCAGGCGGAATACATTCTCACGGCGGCCCCCCTGCTGAAGGAGAACGGGATTGCCCTCGTCCTCGTCACGAACGGCGCCATGAGCGGACAGGTTGCCGCGGAACTTCGGCCTTGGACGGACGCCGCCAACATCGACCTGAAGTCCTTCGACCCGCAGCATTACAAAAGTCTCGGGGGCTCCCTCGAGGCCGTCAAAGCCAATATAGCCGCCTGGGTTCGGGGCGGGGTTCACGTGGAATTGACCCACCTCGTCGTCCCCGGAATCGTCGACACGGAAGAGGGCTTCGACGCCATGACGGACTGGATCGCCTCCCTGTCTCCGTCCATACCGCTGCACCTCTCGCGTTATTTTCCCGCCTGGCGTTACGCCGCGCCCCCAACCGATATCGGACTGCTGCGCGCACTGGCCGACCGGGCACGGAGAAAACTGCTTCACGTCCACCTGGGGAACGTGCGCTGA
- a CDS encoding cobyric acid synthase has protein sequence MKGIMIQGTSSDAGKSFLVTGLCRLLADRGIRVCPFKSQNMSNNSCVTWDGLEISRAQAVQAEAARLRPEAFMNPILLKPRRDTCSEIVLEGRPFEAPADREYYRTFTMTRGIEAVRRALGHIAGHFDAVVIEGAGSPAEVNLNATEIVNMRVAREADVPVLLVTDVDRGGSLASVVGTLELLGSDRSRVKGVVFNKFRGDPALFSPAIQWLEARNGVRVAGVMPWVGGASIAGEDSLSLRWGRGGGGADLMVGVVRFPGIANFTDLDPFEFEPDVELIGLDEETPAKVLRSLDAIVLPGSRNAAWDMAWLRETGLAERLRAFVDGGGSVFGLGGGFQMMGRRLERPGRETGKIGGLGLLPAVTDLGEESGVVRISGKVNPELVLEVIPVEGYRTCVGRTQAEDGVPCVPLFLAEGRTEGLALPGLRVAGTSLCGVFENDRFRALWLNALRNGRGLEERAAVDTAGMKERAYDTLARAVEEHLDVAWILEQMGL, from the coding sequence ATGAAGGGAATCATGATACAGGGCACCAGCAGCGATGCCGGAAAGAGCTTTTTGGTGACCGGACTTTGCCGTCTGCTTGCTGACCGGGGCATTCGGGTCTGCCCGTTCAAGTCTCAGAACATGTCCAACAACTCCTGCGTCACGTGGGACGGCCTGGAGATCAGCCGCGCGCAGGCCGTCCAGGCGGAGGCCGCACGGCTTCGGCCCGAGGCCTTCATGAACCCCATCCTTTTGAAGCCGCGCCGGGACACCTGTTCCGAGATCGTTCTGGAGGGACGGCCCTTCGAGGCCCCGGCGGATCGGGAGTATTACCGCACCTTCACGATGACCCGAGGAATCGAGGCGGTCCGGCGCGCGCTGGGGCACATCGCCGGCCACTTCGATGCCGTGGTGATCGAGGGGGCGGGCAGCCCGGCCGAGGTGAACCTGAACGCCACGGAAATCGTGAACATGCGCGTCGCCCGGGAGGCGGACGTGCCTGTCCTGCTGGTGACGGACGTCGACCGCGGTGGTTCCCTGGCCTCGGTCGTCGGAACGCTCGAGCTGCTGGGTTCGGACCGGTCCCGGGTGAAGGGCGTGGTCTTCAACAAGTTCCGGGGGGATCCCGCACTGTTCTCTCCCGCCATTCAATGGCTGGAGGCGCGTAACGGCGTTCGGGTCGCCGGAGTGATGCCGTGGGTTGGGGGGGCCTCCATAGCAGGCGAGGATTCCCTGAGCCTTCGCTGGGGGCGAGGAGGGGGCGGCGCGGATCTCATGGTCGGCGTGGTCCGATTCCCGGGGATTGCCAACTTCACGGACCTCGACCCCTTCGAGTTCGAGCCGGACGTCGAGCTGATCGGGCTGGATGAGGAGACCCCGGCCAAAGTCCTGCGGTCCCTGGACGCGATCGTCCTTCCCGGCTCCAGGAACGCCGCTTGGGATATGGCCTGGCTGCGCGAGACGGGACTGGCCGAGAGGCTGCGCGCGTTCGTGGACGGAGGAGGCTCCGTGTTCGGCCTCGGCGGCGGATTCCAGATGATGGGGCGCCGCTTGGAGCGGCCGGGGAGGGAGACGGGTAAAATCGGCGGCTTGGGCCTCCTTCCCGCGGTCACGGACTTGGGAGAGGAATCCGGCGTGGTCCGCATCTCGGGGAAGGTCAATCCGGAACTTGTTTTGGAGGTCATTCCCGTCGAGGGGTATCGGACTTGCGTCGGCCGGACGCAGGCCGAGGACGGCGTGCCCTGCGTCCCCCTTTTTCTCGCCGAGGGGCGCACGGAGGGACTGGCCTTGCCGGGGCTGCGGGTTGCGGGCACGTCCCTTTGCGGCGTCTTCGAAAACGATCGCTTTCGAGCCCTCTGGCTCAACGCTCTTCGCAACGGGCGCGGTTTGGAGGAACGTGCGGCCGTCGATACGGCGGGGATGAAGGAACGTGCCTACGATACGCTCGCCCGTGCGGTCGAGGAGCACCTTGACGTCGCTTGGATCCTGGAGCAGATGGGGCTTTGA
- a CDS encoding RelA/SpoT domain-containing protein, with translation MDRRHVDELSIRYVEKLSLYEEYASRVRNLVQDLIEREDIEVYSIEGWAKPPVDVVRAPGARGDERDVELGSVPDLVTVRVLLRFPEDVYKVEEIIQSEFDVDHSRSITSSGLEDPFRFGYPAVVYTLALSTNRSSLREWGKYRDISFRLELRTMLQQAWATIAPRVNLNVDSVSEKKLKRRLVRLAALLEEADEGFLSLWEEAKEVAVLVPPSSDSAELRETTLTAERIFGEEELYAFFKAEPNLMSRWNSLAVKAGFPIFVPAPDYLKESFDYLYLILRTAGIDTISEVRRFLEEMEENELGLQQLRTIREAFAKESSAWRVDPFSAIFLLVLNLKWDVLKDKDLVHLNIKRGSDRIGGID, from the coding sequence TTGGATAGACGTCATGTCGACGAACTCAGCATCCGCTATGTCGAGAAGCTTTCCCTCTACGAGGAATACGCCTCGCGAGTGCGCAATTTGGTTCAGGACCTGATCGAACGGGAGGATATCGAGGTTTACAGTATCGAGGGATGGGCGAAGCCCCCCGTGGATGTGGTCCGTGCTCCGGGCGCGCGAGGGGATGAGAGGGACGTGGAGTTGGGTTCCGTTCCGGACCTGGTTACGGTTCGGGTTCTTCTGCGTTTTCCCGAGGACGTCTATAAGGTGGAGGAGATCATTCAGAGCGAGTTTGATGTCGATCATTCCCGCTCCATCACATCGAGCGGACTGGAGGACCCTTTCCGTTTCGGGTATCCCGCCGTTGTCTATACCCTTGCACTCTCGACGAACCGATCCTCCTTACGGGAGTGGGGAAAGTACAGGGACATCAGCTTTCGGCTGGAACTGCGTACCATGCTGCAGCAGGCTTGGGCCACCATCGCTCCGCGAGTCAATCTAAACGTCGACTCGGTATCCGAGAAGAAACTCAAACGCAGGCTCGTCCGCCTGGCCGCGCTTCTCGAGGAGGCGGACGAGGGCTTCCTGTCCTTGTGGGAGGAGGCCAAGGAGGTTGCCGTCCTGGTCCCCCCGAGCTCGGATTCCGCAGAACTCCGGGAGACCACTTTGACGGCCGAACGGATTTTCGGGGAGGAGGAGCTTTACGCCTTCTTCAAGGCGGAGCCGAACCTGATGAGCCGATGGAACTCCCTGGCGGTGAAGGCCGGTTTTCCCATCTTCGTTCCGGCTCCCGATTACCTGAAGGAGAGTTTTGACTACCTTTATCTCATCCTTAGGACGGCGGGAATCGATACGATATCGGAGGTCCGTCGCTTCCTGGAGGAGATGGAGGAGAACGAACTGGGCTTGCAGCAGCTTCGGACCATACGCGAGGCCTTTGCCAAGGAAAGCTCGGCTTGGAGGGTAGATCCGTTTTCGGCGATCTTCCTCCTCGTTCTGAACCTCAAATGGGATGTGCTGAAGGATAAGGACCTCGTGCACCTGAACATCAAACGGGGCTCCGACCGTATCGGGGGTATCGATTAA
- a CDS encoding M48 family metalloprotease, with translation MRRVSSFLTMLLFLTVFLTPGRAVAAIDAATVEAAWRRIAAAADIKDVALTYEKDEAPNAWVKFESQKRFTVHVTYGLMRILSTADEIAGILGHEVGHVRRGHYSRGMQRNIGWNILGALLGQAGDAAQIVGAVGMNLAESGFSREQEVEADDYGMDLAVKAGYSPWGLYNAMKSFKDNGYATGRSGFNSHPPTERRLRHLRERAERIEKGRQ, from the coding sequence ATGAGACGAGTATCGTCGTTTCTCACGATGCTGCTTTTCCTGACAGTTTTTCTTACTCCGGGAAGGGCTGTAGCCGCCATCGACGCTGCGACCGTGGAGGCGGCGTGGCGACGCATCGCCGCAGCCGCCGATATCAAGGATGTAGCCTTGACCTACGAAAAGGACGAGGCCCCAAACGCCTGGGTGAAGTTCGAATCTCAGAAGAGATTTACCGTTCACGTCACCTATGGATTGATGCGTATCCTCTCGACAGCCGACGAGATTGCCGGAATTTTGGGACACGAAGTCGGGCACGTCCGACGGGGACACTACAGCCGGGGCATGCAGCGCAACATCGGATGGAATATCCTTGGCGCTTTGCTCGGTCAGGCCGGCGACGCGGCCCAGATTGTCGGGGCCGTCGGGATGAACCTGGCCGAGAGCGGCTTCAGCCGCGAACAGGAGGTCGAGGCCGATGACTACGGCATGGACCTTGCGGTCAAGGCGGGCTACAGCCCCTGGGGCCTCTACAATGCGATGAAGAGCTTCAAGGACAACGGCTACGCTACGGGAAGGAGCGGCTTCAACTCGCACCCACCCACCGAGCGTCGCCTCAGACATCTCCGGGAGAGGGCCGAAAGGATCGAAAAAGGAAGGCAATAG
- the plsY gene encoding glycerol-3-phosphate 1-O-acyltransferase PlsY: MRVAMLWMIVSYFIGSLPTGYLAARIFRGVDIRTVGSGAIGATNVRRLMGQRWAVCVTVIDMLKGALALLLTANSASSAPWMLSLSAFCVVLGHNYPVWLKFKGGKGVATTYGTMFFLWPYNSFAIVLMCGAVWYAVMTTSRYVSLASMTSLLAMPLFFWMLDAPLSFILLALFLALLAVFRHRSNIGRLLRGRENSL, encoded by the coding sequence ATGCGGGTCGCAATGCTCTGGATGATCGTCTCCTACTTTATCGGTTCTTTGCCGACGGGCTATTTGGCGGCCCGCATTTTCAGAGGAGTCGACATACGTACGGTCGGCTCCGGGGCTATTGGAGCAACCAACGTGCGTCGCCTGATGGGGCAAAGGTGGGCGGTCTGCGTTACCGTCATTGATATGCTCAAGGGGGCGCTGGCGTTGCTCCTCACCGCGAACTCGGCTTCCTCCGCTCCCTGGATGCTCTCGCTCTCGGCGTTTTGTGTCGTTCTGGGGCACAATTATCCGGTTTGGCTGAAGTTCAAAGGCGGCAAAGGCGTCGCGACGACGTACGGAACCATGTTCTTCCTTTGGCCTTACAACTCCTTCGCGATCGTCCTGATGTGCGGTGCCGTTTGGTATGCGGTCATGACGACCTCCCGTTACGTCTCCCTGGCCTCCATGACCTCTCTGCTGGCCATGCCTTTATTCTTTTGGATGCTGGACGCCCCCCTTTCCTTTATTCTCCTCGCCCTCTTCCTCGCCTTGCTGGCGGTGTTTCGGCACCGCTCTAATATCGGCAGGCTCTTACGGGGACGGGAAAATTCGCTCTGA